In one window of Rhizobium sp. ACO-34A DNA:
- a CDS encoding inositol monophosphatase — MARSALLNVMVQAALKAGKSLSRDFGEVQNLQVSVKGPSDFVSQADLKAEKLVRDELLKARPTYGFLGEESEEIKGTDGAHRWIVDPLDGTTNFLHGIPQFAVSIALERNGEIVAGVIFNPATDELYTSEKGGGAFLNDRRIRVAARKVLSDCVVGCGIPHLGRGSHGKFLVELRHVMGEVAGVRRMGAAALDLAYVAAGRLDGFWEAGLSPWDMAAGLLMIREAGGFVSDMHGGTEMFDTGTVVAGNEYIRKELIDVIARPVPKN; from the coding sequence ATGGCCCGTTCTGCTCTTCTCAATGTCATGGTTCAGGCTGCCCTGAAGGCGGGCAAATCCCTGTCGCGCGACTTCGGCGAAGTGCAGAACCTGCAGGTCTCCGTAAAGGGCCCGAGCGACTTCGTTTCCCAGGCCGACCTCAAGGCTGAAAAGCTGGTGCGTGACGAGCTGCTGAAGGCTCGCCCGACCTATGGTTTCCTCGGCGAGGAAAGCGAAGAGATCAAGGGTACCGATGGCGCTCACCGCTGGATCGTCGATCCGCTGGATGGCACCACCAACTTCCTGCACGGCATTCCGCAGTTCGCCGTTTCCATCGCGCTCGAGCGCAATGGCGAGATCGTTGCCGGTGTCATCTTCAATCCGGCGACCGACGAACTCTATACCTCTGAAAAGGGTGGCGGCGCATTCCTCAATGACCGCCGTATCCGCGTGGCTGCCCGCAAGGTTCTTTCCGACTGCGTCGTCGGTTGCGGCATTCCGCATCTCGGCCGTGGTTCGCATGGCAAGTTCCTCGTCGAGCTTCGCCACGTGATGGGCGAAGTGGCCGGCGTTCGCCGCATGGGCGCGGCCGCGCTCGACCTCGCCTATGTCGCCGCCGGTCGCCTCGACGGCTTCTGGGAAGCCGGCCTCTCGCCGTGGGACATGGCCGCCGGCCTGCTGATGATCCGCGAAGCCGGTGGCTTCGTGAGCGACATGCATGGCGGCACCGAGATGTTCGACACCGGTACCGTCGTCGCCGGCAACGAATATATCCGCAAGGAACTGATCGACGTTATCGCCCGTCCGGTGCCGAAGAACTGA
- a CDS encoding magnesium transporter MgtC, protein MDNVELFQRLGLAIAIGAAVGVERHWREREEPEGARAAGIRTFTMIGMTGGVAGLLESSVTVGTAYTGFVIVGFLIVVAIVMAIFELRQAIAEQSYSVTSVIAAILTFGLGALAVTGDMVLASAGGVSLVAILASREFLHSAIRKLKWIELRSAIILLTMTFVLLPILPSTPVGPYGGVVPRSVVLLAITLASISFVGYIAVRMLGASLGDLVGGAVGGLVSSTGTTVEFARRSKELEEADASDAVSLAAGAVAAGAVSLLRTIVLVGALAISLLPHLLVPLALGTGIMAGYAMFLARRQAGAAGERSLGNPFELMAVAKMAALLTIVAFIARAATVHFGSAGLMAASAISALADVDAVAVTVAGMLPSLDIATAGRAVGVAVVTNMSAKAVYALAFGRRNFAMHILIATVLAVGAGLVAERLQAVS, encoded by the coding sequence GTGAAGAGCCGGAAGGCGCGCGCGCCGCCGGTATCCGGACCTTCACCATGATCGGCATGACGGGCGGTGTCGCCGGCCTGCTGGAAAGCAGCGTAACCGTCGGGACAGCCTATACCGGGTTTGTCATCGTCGGTTTCCTGATCGTCGTCGCCATCGTCATGGCGATCTTCGAGCTGCGTCAGGCTATCGCCGAGCAATCCTATAGCGTGACCTCGGTCATCGCCGCCATCCTCACATTCGGGCTTGGAGCCCTTGCTGTCACCGGTGACATGGTGCTCGCGTCAGCCGGAGGGGTATCGCTGGTCGCGATTCTCGCCAGCCGGGAATTCCTGCACAGCGCCATCCGCAAGCTCAAATGGATCGAGCTGCGATCGGCGATCATCCTGCTGACGATGACTTTCGTGCTATTGCCTATCCTTCCTTCCACTCCGGTCGGCCCCTATGGCGGTGTCGTGCCGCGCAGCGTCGTGCTGCTGGCGATCACGCTCGCCTCGATCTCATTCGTTGGTTACATCGCGGTCCGCATGCTCGGGGCGTCGCTCGGCGATCTGGTCGGCGGGGCGGTCGGTGGTCTCGTTTCATCGACGGGTACCACGGTCGAATTCGCAAGGCGGAGCAAAGAACTCGAAGAGGCGGATGCTTCGGACGCCGTTTCGCTGGCCGCCGGTGCTGTCGCCGCCGGAGCCGTATCGCTGCTGCGGACGATCGTTCTTGTCGGCGCGCTTGCGATCAGCCTGCTGCCGCATCTGTTGGTTCCGCTTGCGCTCGGGACCGGCATCATGGCCGGCTACGCGATGTTTCTGGCCCGCCGGCAAGCGGGTGCCGCCGGCGAACGCTCCCTCGGCAACCCTTTCGAGCTGATGGCCGTCGCCAAGATGGCGGCGTTGTTGACGATCGTTGCCTTCATCGCCCGGGCGGCGACTGTGCATTTCGGCAGTGCGGGCCTCATGGCTGCATCGGCGATATCCGCTCTCGCCGATGTGGATGCGGTGGCCGTGACCGTCGCGGGCATGCTTCCCTCCCTCGATATCGCGACGGCGGGACGGGCGGTTGGTGTTGCCGTGGTGACGAACATGTCGGCAAAGGCGGTCTATGCCCTTGCCTTCGGTCGGCGGAACTTCGCCATGCATATTCTCATCGCCACAGTCCTTGCCGTGGGTGCCGGTCTGGTCGCGGAGCGGTTGCAGGCGGTGTCTTGA